A stretch of the Sphingobacterium thalpophilum genome encodes the following:
- the ppk1 gene encoding polyphosphate kinase 1 → MAKKFIPRDVSWLSFNGRVLQEAADETVPLPLRIKFLGIFSNNLDEFFRVRVAGLKRAIDLKDKIANQAFYEDPQLILEELNIRVIKQQKKFDSTWNRVQKDMAKQNVFIKTSEELSPEQQQFVGEFYQDEVESNVIPLLLDDIRPMPYIRDKSLYLGIAMGKSEWKYETRFAVIEIPTSQNGRFLQLPAPKDEKHIILLEDVIKFNLPLIFSYFGFDVFHAHVFKVTKDAEFDIDNDINTSLVEKISKGVKNRRKGKPTRFVFDQEMDPKLVEFLIKKLNLSKKDSIIPGQKIHNFKHFMDFPNVFKSYHQPEERTSFPHPYFQNYERVTDTVLKKDVLLSFPYHEFRPIIDLLREAAMDPDVKTIQITAYRLASNSKVANALINAARNGKEVTVMLELRARFDEENNLDWKEKLELEGIRVLTGIPNKKVHAKLCVIKKRSGTKTIQYGFVSTGNINEKTAKLYGDYCLLTSNRDVIADINKVFNYLKRPKSNPADIIKNCKSLLICPIDMRRELLHFIDQEITEAKAGRKAHLIVKVNSMSDKEMIKKLYEAATAGVKIDLIVRGIYCATNQKTFKSPMNAISIVDEYLEHARVMYFYSAGKEHFYISSADWMTRNLDHRIEAAVKITSKKIKEELKDMLHIQLNDNVKARILNNSLSNHYVENKKVPCRSQIDIYNYLKKKLNDH, encoded by the coding sequence ATGGCGAAAAAATTTATTCCTAGAGACGTGAGCTGGCTGAGCTTTAACGGCAGGGTACTACAGGAAGCAGCTGATGAAACTGTACCTTTGCCATTAAGAATCAAATTTTTAGGTATATTTTCCAATAACCTGGATGAATTTTTTCGTGTCCGGGTCGCAGGGCTCAAAAGAGCTATTGACCTTAAAGACAAAATCGCGAATCAAGCATTTTACGAAGATCCACAACTGATTCTGGAAGAGCTCAATATCCGTGTCATCAAGCAGCAAAAGAAATTTGATAGTACCTGGAACCGTGTTCAGAAGGATATGGCCAAACAGAACGTCTTTATTAAAACGAGCGAGGAGCTTAGTCCCGAACAGCAACAGTTTGTCGGCGAATTTTATCAGGACGAAGTAGAATCCAATGTCATTCCACTGCTTTTAGACGATATTCGGCCAATGCCCTACATCCGCGACAAAAGTCTGTACTTAGGCATAGCTATGGGAAAAAGCGAATGGAAATATGAGACGCGATTTGCGGTAATCGAAATTCCTACGAGTCAAAATGGGCGTTTTCTGCAGTTGCCTGCACCAAAAGATGAAAAACACATCATCCTTTTGGAGGATGTCATTAAGTTTAATCTGCCCTTGATTTTTTCCTATTTTGGTTTTGACGTCTTCCATGCGCATGTATTTAAGGTGACAAAAGATGCTGAATTTGACATTGATAATGACATCAACACCTCACTGGTAGAAAAAATAAGTAAGGGTGTTAAAAACAGACGTAAAGGCAAACCTACAAGATTCGTATTTGACCAAGAAATGGATCCAAAATTGGTTGAATTTCTGATCAAAAAGCTTAATCTTTCCAAAAAAGACAGCATCATACCGGGACAAAAAATCCATAATTTCAAGCATTTCATGGATTTTCCAAATGTGTTTAAATCATATCATCAACCGGAGGAACGCACATCTTTTCCACATCCTTACTTCCAAAATTACGAAAGGGTAACCGATACGGTGTTAAAGAAAGATGTACTTCTATCATTTCCATATCACGAATTTAGGCCGATCATTGATTTGTTGCGCGAAGCAGCGATGGATCCTGATGTCAAAACTATACAGATTACAGCCTATAGACTGGCTTCAAACTCCAAAGTTGCGAATGCACTGATCAATGCTGCACGAAATGGAAAGGAAGTCACTGTGATGCTCGAATTACGTGCCCGGTTTGACGAGGAAAACAATTTGGACTGGAAGGAGAAACTCGAATTAGAAGGCATTAGGGTACTTACTGGCATTCCCAATAAAAAAGTGCATGCCAAATTATGTGTTATCAAAAAACGGAGCGGAACGAAAACCATTCAGTATGGTTTTGTGAGCACCGGAAACATTAATGAGAAAACAGCTAAATTGTATGGCGATTATTGTCTGTTAACCAGTAATCGGGACGTCATTGCAGATATTAATAAAGTATTCAATTATCTGAAACGCCCCAAATCAAATCCAGCAGACATCATCAAAAATTGCAAGAGTTTGTTGATCTGCCCGATTGACATGCGACGGGAATTACTTCATTTTATCGATCAGGAAATCACCGAGGCCAAAGCAGGCCGTAAAGCTCATCTTATTGTTAAAGTAAATTCAATGAGTGACAAGGAAATGATCAAAAAACTCTATGAAGCCGCCACTGCCGGCGTAAAAATCGACCTTATTGTGCGAGGAATTTATTGCGCGACCAACCAAAAGACATTTAAATCTCCAATGAACGCCATTTCGATTGTAGATGAATATCTTGAACACGCACGGGTCATGTATTTCTACAGTGCAGGCAAAGAACACTTTTATATCTCATCCGCGGATTGGATGACACGGAATCTTGACCATCGCATAGAGGCAGCCGTCAAAATCACCAGTAAAAAGATCAAAGAAGAATTAAAAGATATGCTACATATTCAGCTTAATGATAATGTCAAAGCGCGTATATTAAATAATTCATTGAGTAACCACTACGTTGAGAATAAAAAAGTGCCATGCCGCTCGCAGATTGATATATACAATTATCTGAAAAAGAAACTAAACGATCATTGA
- a CDS encoding DJ-1/PfpI family protein — MAKKVLLLVGDFVEDYEAMVPFQAMGSIGITVDTVAPDRKKGDVVPTAVHDFTGDQTYKELRGHNFAINKDFDQVNPEEYDGLYIAGGRSAEYIRLNSRVLEITRHFFEKNKPVAAICHGIQVLTAAKVLAGRTLTAYVAVGPDIELAGGTWKNIPADQAIVDDNLVTSPAWPGHQAILKEFYKLLNINITF, encoded by the coding sequence ATGGCAAAAAAAGTATTATTACTTGTTGGAGACTTTGTAGAGGACTACGAAGCAATGGTTCCCTTCCAAGCGATGGGATCGATAGGAATAACCGTTGATACGGTGGCACCTGACCGGAAAAAGGGTGATGTGGTACCAACTGCAGTACACGATTTTACCGGCGACCAGACGTATAAAGAATTAAGAGGCCACAATTTCGCGATCAATAAAGATTTTGATCAGGTCAATCCCGAGGAATATGACGGTCTCTACATAGCAGGTGGCCGGTCGGCAGAGTACATCCGCCTCAATTCGCGTGTACTGGAAATCACCAGACATTTCTTTGAGAAAAACAAACCGGTGGCAGCAATATGCCATGGCATTCAAGTGCTGACTGCAGCTAAGGTTTTAGCTGGCCGCACGCTGACAGCCTATGTTGCTGTTGGTCCTGACATTGAGCTGGCAGGGGGCACATGGAAAAATATCCCGGCAGATCAGGCCATCGTGGATGACAATCTCGTTACCTCTCCTGCCTGGCCAGGCCATCAGGCAATTTTGAAAGAATTTTATAAATTGTTAAACATAAACATTACATTTTAA